The following are encoded in a window of Colletotrichum lupini chromosome 3, complete sequence genomic DNA:
- a CDS encoding homeobox domain-containing protein, with the protein MSVSDISSQALVGAPQSSSSPSPRESSFRTDQPAQTPTRQPLATGTETPDFAPSSSVKTEVSNPDSERHPKGKRKRTAAKDKSILEAAYVANPKPDKAARLDIVKRVSLNEKEVQNDRRKSRPLSAQEIAALRYGGMQILSSDPVAYTSSLPEEQASPVAETAPINAVVPAETPVKAIQVRGDEADEQPQHATPSILSGGPETTVLETPLSQVTASSSQPHSTGSSSFSNSVGFFTSSHWNAASAFSTPSTLNRSIDETPKSDLYTPASCSPPAHGSPTLPSPQSSQQSQVRLSLSLEGKAELVSNENSPPRFQPTKLFSDLAALPQPRIARPLQRSHSALPSVTLPPITALTDSLPPALGRGRSRDAHAWELCCDADTRDELTTQAEDESNGSAVAAISLLRSTSGVLQNNSSKRNCPASRPASRPQQAKKPKLCRTSSSMARMQTSFTDSEESVSQPGEEKGLGDKVKVDMLISPSGDSDKENWTPENQGNMRRLPPVNDRRPLPATVDSQNNARRTGRTLQDHPGPAIFSSSRARTMPAMGCRGSGKYVTIFEDKQSSSSPTTKGADEVESFMRGGDVSPSKKGDMDCIAVGSVVATDRCKSNNMGSGPIVKRVATQEDTLSLSNVALRIS; encoded by the exons ATGTCTGTCTCCGACATCTCCTCTCAAGCCTTGGTTGGAGCACCGCagtcctcttcttcccccTCTCCACGCGAATCCTCCTTCCGGACAGATCAACCCGCGCAGACTCCTACCAGACAGCCTCTTGCAACTGGGACAGAAACCCCCGACTTCGCGCCTTCTTCGTCTGTCAAGACCGAGGTGTCAAATCCCGACTCTGAGCGTCACCCAAAGGGAAAGAGGAAGAGAACTGC TGCCAAAGACAAGTCGATACTTGAGGCTGCCTATGTTGCGAACCCGAAACCAGACAAGGCAGCACGCCTAGACATAGTGAAGCGCGTCTCTCTCAACGAAAAGGAGGTCCAG AATGACAGGCGCAAGTCGCGGCCCCTCTCCGCTCAGGAGATCGCTGCCCTCCGGTACGGTGGTATGCAGATACTCTCTTCGGATCCAGTTGCCTACACCTCTTCCCTGCCGGAAGAACAAGCATCGCCAGTGGCAGAAACAGCTCCCATCAACGCTGTCGTGCCTGCGGAGACTCCGGTCAAGGCTATACAAGTGCGCGGAGACGAGGCGGATGAACAGCCTCAACACGCAACACCGTCCATTTTAAGTGGCGGTCCTGAGACGACGGTTTTGGAGACGCCATTATCCCAAGTCACGGCTTCCTCGTCTCAGCCTCACTCAACAGGGTCATCCTCTTTTTCAAACTCTGTTGGGTTCTTCACATCGTCTCATTGGAACGCAGCAAGTGCCTTTTCAACCCCTTCAACGCTCAACCGCAGCATTGACGAAACCCCCAA ATCCGATCTATATACACCTGCGTCTTGCTCACCGCCTGCACATGGATCACCAACCCTGCCCTCTCCGCAATCGTCGCAACAGTCGCAGGTGCGATTGTCGCTTTCGCTCGAAGGCAAAGCTGAGCTTGTCTCTAATGAGAACTCACCCCCTCGCTTTCAGCCTACGAAGCTATTCTCGGATTTGGCAGCCTTGCCTCAGCCCAGAATAGCTCGACCACTCCAGCGCAGTCACAGTGCCCTCCCTAGCGTGACTCTACCACCCATAACAGCCCTCACTGACTCGCTGCCACCGGCACTAGGACGAGGCAGATCTCGTGACGCCCACGCTTGGGAGCTGTGCTGTGATGCTGATACTCGTGACGAGCTCACGACGCAAGCTGAAGATGAGTCCAATGGCTCTGCTGTCGCTGCCATCAGTCTTCTCCGCTCAACCAGCGGCGTTCTTCAGAACAACAGCTCCAAACGGAACTGTCCTGCAAGTAGGCCGGCTTCTCGACCTCAACAGGCTAAGAAGCCTAAGCTCTGTCGCACATCTTCCAGCATGGCTAGAATGCAAACATCATTCACTGATAGCGAGGAGTCCGTATCTCAACCAGGTGAAGAGAAAGGCCTGGGTGACAAGGTCAAGGTGGACATGCTGATATCTCCATCGGGTGATTCTGATAAGGAGAATTGGACACCTGAGAACCAAGGCAACATGCGTCGGTTGCCGCCAGTTAATGACCGAAGACCTTTGCCGGCTACCGTTGACAGCCAGAACAATGCGAGACGAACAGGTCGTACTTTACAGGACCATCCCGGGCCTGCTATATTCAGCAGCAGCCGGGCCAGAACGATGCCCGCTATGGGATGCCGAGGATCCGGAAAATATGTCACCATATTCGAGGATAAGCAGAGCTCAAGCTCGCCTACAACAAAGGGCGCAGACGAGGTGGAGAGTTTCATGCGCGGCGGCGATGTGAGCCCAAGCAAGAAGGGCGACATGGATTGCATCGCAG TCGGCTCCGTGGTAGCAACGGACAGATGCAAGTCCAACAACATGGGCAGTGGCCCCATCGTCAAGCGAGTTGCGACACAGGAAGACACA CTCTCGCTCTCTAATGTCGCACTGCGTATCAGTTGA
- a CDS encoding dynamin central region — protein sequence MASLGDDLLGTVNKLQDLVFNTIGSDSLDLPQIVVVGSQSAGKSSVLENIVGRDFLPRGSGICTRRPLILQLINVSEDESALDPSSDPYRSPDLARRSEWAEFHHIPNRRFNDFSDVKREIENETARVAGNNKGINRQPINLKIYSPHVLNLTLVDLPGLTKVPIGDQPTDIEKQTRNLISEYIAKPNSIVLAVSPANVDIVNSEALKLARHVDPLGRRTIGVLTKVDLMDHGTNALDILSGRVYPLKLGFIGVVNRSQQDIQGAKPMEEALKAESEFFRHHPAYRNIASRCGTQYLAKTLNTTLMAHIRERMPDIKARLNTLMGQTQQELASYGDMHFSGKEHRGSLILQQMTRFATSFISSIDGTSTEISTKELCGGARIYYIFNSVFGMSLESIDPTSNLSALDIRTAIRNSTGPRPSLFVPEMAFDLLVKPQIKLLEIPSQRCVELVYEELIKICHTCGSTELSRYPRLQAKLIEVVSDLLRERLGPTSGYVESLISIQRAYINTNHPNFLGAAAAMSHVVSNKQERERKRLIQEERERREKRRLKELGANGTEGPEGEEEEPAVIEKAESNSLRKQATKGARSLSPGVRENGTTGLNAALNGARSASPSRFNDKGLGGARDSFLTYFFGKDGASAIGAASSPNSSIARHVSQSSEPTFSQSIRRAEDKVALRAPAQASSRDELEFGKPQQSIDYGSLFGTASGEPAMTEREAMETELIRALISSYFNIVRESIADQVPKAVMHLLVNHCKDVVQNRLVSELYKEALFEELLYEDDGVKKEREKCEKLLQTYREAAKIIVCWVPIMYLFVSKKCVIEDPQLQ from the exons ATGGCGTCCCTCGGAGACGACCTTCTCGGCACTGTCAACAAATTGCAAGACCTGGTCTTCAATACTATTGGCAGTGACTCGCTCGATCTCCCCCAAATT GTCGTAGTTGGTTCGCAGTCAGCCGGAAAATCCTCCGTCCTCGAAAACATTGTCGGTCGTGACTTCCTGCCCCGCGGCAGTGGCATTTGTACTCGACGACCCCTGATCCTACAACTCATCAACGTATCTGAGGACGAGAGTGCCCTCGACCCTTCCTCCGACCCCTACAGGTCTCCCGACCTTGCCAGACGATCCGAATGGGCCGAGTTCCACCATATCCCAAACCGCCGCTTCAACGACTTTTCGGATGTAAAGCGCGAGATCGAGAACGAAACAGCACGAGTGGCGGGCAACAACAAGGGCATCAACAGACAGCCCATTAACCTCAAGATCTACTCGCCACATGTGCTCAACCTGACACTTGTTGATCTTCCCGGCCTCACAAAG GTTCCTATTGGCGATCAACCTACAGACATCGAAAAGCAGACGCGGAACCTGATCTCCGAGTACATCGCCAAGCCGAACAGTATCGTCCTTGCCGTATCTCCTGCCAATGTTGATATTGTGAACTCGGAGGCTCTTAAACTCGCACGACATGTCGACCCTCTTGGTAGGAGGACGATTGGCGTGCTTACCAAGGTGGACCTCATGGATCATGGTACGAACGCATTGGATATCCTATCTGGCCGCGTGTACCCTTTGAAACTTGGGTTCATCGGTGTTGTCAACCGCTCTCAGCAGGACATTCAGGGCGCCAAACCCATGGAGGAGGCTCTCAAGGCCGAATCTGAGTTCTTCAGGCACCACCCCGCCTACCGGAACATTGCTAGTCGATGCGGCACTCAATACCTGGCCAAGACGCTGAATACGACTCTGATGGCTCACATTCGCGAGCGCATGCCGGATATCAAAGCTCGCCTTAACACTCTCATGGGACAGACTCAACAGGAACTGGCAAGCTATGGCGATATGCACTTTAGCGGCAAGGAGCACCGTGGATCCCTCATCTTGCAGCAAATGACACGCTTTGCCACATCATTCATCTCATCCATTGACGGTACGTCGACTGAAATATCGACTAAGGAGCTCTGCGGCGGCGCTCGTATCTACTACATCTTCAACTCCGTCTTTGGCATGTCCCTAGAATCCATCGACCCGACTTCGAATCTTTCGGCCCTTGATATTAGAACAGCCATTCGCAATTCCACCGGTCCCCGTCCCAGTCTATTCGTACCCGAAATGGCCTTTGACCTTCTCGTCAAGCCTCAGATCAAGCTTCTCGAAATTCCTAGTCAGCGATGTGTAGAGCTTGTTTACGAGGAGCTCATCAAGATTTGTCACACCTGCGGCTCAACTGAACTGTCTCGATACCCGAGACTGCAAGCTAAGCTGATTGAGGTCGTGTCAGACTTGCTGCGAGAACGCTTAGGGCCGACCTCCGGTTATGTCGAGTCTTTGATTTCGATCCAAAGAGCGTACATCAACACTAACCATCCCAACTTCCTGGGTGCTGCCGCTGCCATGAGTCACGTTGTGAGCAATAAACAGGAGAGGGAGCGAAAGCGTTTGATTCAGGAAGAACGAGAAAGACGGGAGAAGAGGCGTCTCAAGGAGTTGGGCGCTAATGGCACCGAAGGCCcggagggcgaggaggaagagcCGGCTGTCATCGAAAAGGCCGAATCGAATTCTCTTCGGAAGCAGGCAACTAAGGGCGCGCGCAGCTTGTCACCCGGCGTACGGGAGAACGGCACTACCGGTCTGAATGCGGCGCTCAACGGAGCAAGATCAGCTTCTCCGTCAAGATTCAATGATAAGGGCCTGGGCGGCGCGCGCGACTCTTTCTTGACCTACTTCTTCGGCAAGGATGGTGCTTCGGCGATTGGAGCAGCATCATCGCCCAACTCCTCCATCGCTCGGCACGTTAGCCAGAGCTCTGAGCCCACATTTTCACAGAGCATCCGGCGAGCTGAAGACAAAGTGGCTTTGCGTGCCCCAGCACAAGCTTCGTCCCGGGACGAGCTGGAATTTGGCAAGCCCCAGCAATCCATAGATTACGGCTCCCTCTTC GGTACGGCTAGTGGCGAGCCAGCCATGACAGAACGAGAAGCCATGGAGACAGAGCTTATCCGAGCACTTATCTCTTCCTACTTCAACATCGTGCGCGAGTCGATTGCGGATCAAGTTCCCAAGGCTGTCATGCACCTGTTGGTGAACCACTGCAAGGATGTAGTCCAGAACCGACTTGTCAGCGAGCTTTACAAGGAGGCGCTGTTTGAGGAGCTTCTGTACGAAGATGACGGTGTCAAGAAGGAGCGTGAGAAGTGCGAGAAGCTGCTCCAGACGTACAGGGAGGCGGCCAAGATCATTG TCTGCTGGGTGCCTATCATGTACCTTTTTGTGTCGAAGAAGTGTGTAATAGAAGATCCTCAACTTCAATAA
- a CDS encoding ATP-NAD kinase — MSGFVSSPTALHPALSNPNPLPPPAPLSLQQHQPSALPSSSPSSDPHGVKTSLSDRPKSSSASVSTTTVHDRPLSSSASTSNSVSHLHSHTHSHSLSLHCNAAGPVAEEEPYAGAQAGFPATAAATQNPSSSIRRSSLSITSTAAYPELLPPPLSKSTNANASAAAHSPKGHRRAPSHEVPRQTIMKALASVVRRNKPEALSLTGMLSQQGGCDNRPATSSSQKLADALNELANRSMTPTTALPSLQSPCFYHNRFDDAVNIDKVLEEIKNDDCMSHSRLVQTATGVREVSKQLQRRPIKRAVRNVMIVTKARDNQLVYLTRELATWLLRTPRYGADVGVNVYVDAKLRNSRRFDANGIVAENPAYQDMLKYWTPDLCWSQPEKFDLVLTLGGDGTVLFTSWLFQRIVPPVLSFSLGSLGFLTSFEFEKYTQHLDRIMGDEGMRVNLRMRFTCTVYRDGTLGQEAEEGEQFEVLNELVIDRGPSPYVSNLELYGDDELLTVVQADGCIFSTPTGSTAYSLSAGGSLVHPDIPAILLTPICPHTLSFRPMVLSDTMLLRVSVPRNSRATAYCAFDGKGRVELKQGDYVTITASQYPFPTVVRTQTEWFDSVSRTLRWNTRAATQKGFDPSAGGSLCPSEDGKDEDPEWDIDTDSACYASEDGSISASPLRRQMSLLGM, encoded by the coding sequence ATGTCGGGCTTCGTCTCCTCGCCCACCGCCCTGCACCCCGCCCTCAGTAATCCGAATCCGCTTCCGCCGCCAGCGCCATTGTCACTGCAACAGCACCAGCCGTCCGCGTTGCCGTCCTCGTCGCCCTCTTCCGACCCCCATGGAGTTAAAACCTCGCTTTCCGACCGCCCCAAAAGCTCCAGCGCCAGTGTCAGCACCACTACCGTCCACGACCGACCTCTCTCTTCTTCCGCCTCCACCTCCAACTCCGTCTCCCATTTACACTCGCACACACACTCGCACTCTCTGTCACTGCATTGCAATGCTGCTGGTCCGGTAGCAGAGGAGGAACCCTACGCTGGCGCCCAAGCCGGATTTCCCGCTACAGCTGCTGCAACACAAAACCCCTCGTCCTCGATAAGAAGAAGCTCCCTATCAATAACCTCTACCGCCGCCTATCCCGAACTGCTCCCGCCTCCTCTTTCCAAGTCCACCAACGCCAACGCCAGCGCTGCCGCCCATTCTCCCAAGGGCCATCGTCGCGCACCTTCCCACGAAGTTCCCCGCCAGACTATTATGAAAGCCTTGGCTTCGGTTGTTCGCAGAAATAAACCCGAAGCCCTCTCACTTACCGGCATGTTGTCCCAGCAAGGCGGTTGCGACAACCGCCCCGCCACTTCTTCGTCCCAGAAGCTGGCCGACGCCTTGAATGAGCTGGCCAACCGGAGCATGACCCCCACCACCGCCCTACCCTCCTTGCAGTCCCCCTGCTTCTATCACAACCGATTCGATGATGCCGTCAACATCGACAAGGTTCTTGAGGAGATCAAGAATGACGACTGCATGTCACACTCTAGGCTCGTGCAGACAGCCACCGGCGTCCGCGAGGTGTCCAAGCAGTTGCAACGTCGCCCCATCAAGCGCGCTGTTCGCAATGTCATGATTGTCACCAAAGCTCGCGATAACCAGCTCGTCTACCTGACCCGCGAGCTCGCTACCTGGTTGCTTCGTACGCCGAGGTACGGTGCCGACGTTGGCGTCAACGTCTATGTGGACGCCAAGCTGCGCAACTCTCGACGCTTCGATGCCAATGGCATTGTTGCAGAGAATCCTGCGTACCAGGACATGCTCAAGTACTGGACGCCTGATTTATGCTGGAGCCAACCTGAGAAGTTCGACCTAGTCCTTACCCTCGGCGGCGATGGAACCGTTCTCTTCACGTCATGGCTTTTTCAGCGCATCGTGCCCCCCGTCTTGTCCTTCAGTCTGGGCAGTCTCGGCTTCTTAACGAGCTTCGAATTTGAAAAGTACACGCAGCACTTGGACCGGATCATGGGTGACGAGGGCATGCGTGTCAACTTGCGTATGCGCTTCACCTGCACTGTCTACCGTGACGGCACTCTTGGCCAAGAGGCGGAGGAAGGAGAGCAATTCGAGGTTCTCAACGAACTTGTCATCGATCGCGGCCCATCCCCATACGTTTCGAACTTGGAACTCTACGGCGATGACGAGCTCCTCACTGTCGTGCAGGCCGACGGCTGCATTTTCTCCACACCGACAGGATCAACTGCTTATTCTCTTTCGGCCGGAGGTTCCTTGGTACACCCCGACATCCCGGCTATTCTCCTGACACCCATCTGCCCGCATACCCTCTCATTCCGCCCGATGGTTCTCTCTGACACGATGCTCCTCCGCGTGTCGGTGCCGCGTAATTCGCGCGCAACGGCGTACTGCGCCTTTGATGGCAAGGGTCGTGTCGAGTTGAAGCAAGGAGACTACGTCACCATCACTGCCTCACAATACCCATTCCCTACAGTTGTCCGAACACAGACGGAGTGGTTCGACAGCGTTTCCCGCACTCTTCGCTGGAACACGCGCGCCGCAACGCAAAAGGGCTTCGACCCCTCTGCTGGCGGCAGCCTCTGCCCATCTGAGGACGGCAAGGATGAAGATCCGGAGTGGGACATCGACACTGACTCGGCCTGCTACGCTAGTGAGGACGGGAGTATCAGTGCGAGTCCCTTGAGAAGGCAGATGAGTCTGCTGGGCATGTGA
- a CDS encoding GTP-binding nuclear protein GSP1/Ran → MTLPKDLGRGAHNWMSSISNTGHMNEVVCHRCKKSETDSSSHLSPLAFLSVRPVSYGIAPQDGQHTRSNRALGPSQQYVEERPPAPVFGDEHGEASIQLIDGFPRADLDIAQVRTTRARIIHLRNDYKELMAMVEKQLHEHFASLQEEEKPEVPLSGGANNTLADHSASQPLEEPFAKVNAVVPGSPAELAGLKPNDQIRIFGYVNSSNHDNLKKTKRPVLVRISRPSQGAREELHVTLTPRRNWGGRGLLGCHILPLFIPKSTRLRAVENDQPLRLHVARHTSGFTSMTRYLVQRLGTGKVVVGLQSKSRPDGTAACVECLRGFKEECQWMANKGAVPRYYVWIDRPRLRVVERVKYAFAAKLRQGNIQSPKWKRPGGKNEWKETYLPSPIEREPHYDETATHFTAHYPSLSPVRIHLLRALADAGLRLHVDESLHLFAFFRFAPAANLAISPACLQLTRTDPIPSPIANMAETQQTPTFKLVLVGDGGTGKTTFVKRHLTGEFEKKYMATLGVEVHPLGFSTNFGQIQFDVWDTAGQEKFGGLRDGYYINGQCGIIMFDVTSRITYKNVPNWHRDLVRVCENIPIVLCGNKVDVKERKVKAKTITFHRKKNLQYYDISAKSNYNFEKPFLWLARKLVGNPALEFVAAPALAPPTAQVDAQLLEQYRKEMDEAANMPLPGELSDEDLPAIAGHGHYGRRRHGRFHTLSSLTPYKMNTESLHFHQGVSGSLVLFSTMQRRRTAKAGRETVNNIVSSGPHHATQPRYVTSCSELRVRPNEVPKWKVQGPDPRILLCLSMSVEEPEHLHKWVCIVAASTIFVPDSGMCFQGSGAVSDGHQPPLDVHDTVYSVKKCWCVKYSGSSDASGCLFVGEEDMDSNGDSFAECGLRANCHARHWVCCISRWEGKVGVNWYMTENKGSMVPEQTRSDAAGWVHGGGMVWGQIPRTSDDQLPFAFYR, encoded by the exons ATGACGCTGCCCAAGGATTTGGGGCGCGGGGCTCACAATTGGATGTCTTCTAT CTCAAATACTGGGCACATGAACGAAGTCGTCTGCCATCGCTGCAAGAAGTCAGAAACCGACTCTTCATCGCACTTAAGCCCCCTCGCATTTCTATCGGTCCGTCCGGTCAGCTATGGGATTGCCCCTCAGGATGGACAACATACACGCTCCAACCGTGCCCTCGGGCCCAGCCAGCAATACGTCGAGGAACG ACCCCCCGCTCCAGTGTTCGGAGACGAACATGGAGAAGCGAGTATTCAGCTGATTG ACGGCTTTCCAAGAGCCGATCTCGATATTGCTCAAG TGCGTACTACCAGAGCCCGCATCATCCACCTCCGCAATGACTACAAGGAGCTCATGGCCATGGTTGAGAAACAACTCCATGAGCACTTTGCCAGCTTGCAAGAAGAGGAGAAACCCGAAGTTCCGCTCTCCGGGGGTGCCAACAACACCCTGGCAGATCATTCAGCATCTCAGCCGCTGGAGGAGCCATTCGCAAAGGTCAACGCTGTGGTTCCGGGAAGCCCAGCTGAGTTAGCTGGCCTAAAGCCGAATGACCAAATTCGCATATTTGGCTACGTCAACAGCTCAAACCACGACAATCTCAAGAAG ACAAAGCGACCTGTTCTAGTCAGGATATCTCGACCCAGCCAAGGGGCGCGGGAGGAGCTGCACGTAACACTCACTCCGAGACGTAACTGGGGTGGCAGAGGTTTGCTGGGCTGTCACATCCTACCTTT ATTCATTCCGAAAAGTACACGGCTGCGCGCTGTTGAGAACGATCA GCCGCTTCGACTCCACGTGGCTCGGCATACTTCTGGATTCACTAGCATGACTAGGTACCTGGT GCAGCGATTAGGAACAGGCAAAGTGGTAGTTGGATTACAAAGCAAGTCGCGGCCTGATGGGACAGCTGCCTGTGTCGAATGTTTAAGGGGTTTT AAAGAAGAATGTCAATGGATGGCTAACAAAGGTGCCGTACCTAGGTACTATGTCTGGATTGACCGCCCACGCCTAAG AGTTGTCGAGCGCGTCAAGTATGCATTCGCCGCCAAACT GAGGCAAGGAAATATCCAGTCACCCAAATGGAAGCGGCCCGGAGGAAAGAACGAATGGAAAGAGACGTACTTGCCGTCGCCCATTGAAAGGGAACCCCACTATGACGAGACAGCGACGCAC TTTACAGCCCACTACCCATCCCTCTCTCCGGTACGAATTCATCTACTCCGCGCCCTTGCCGACGCTGGTTTGCGCCTTCACGTCGACGAATCTCTCCATTTGTTTGCCTTCTTTCGCTTTGCGCCAGCTGCTAACCTCGCGATCAGCCCCGCTTGTTTACAATTAACTCGCACCGATCCGATTCCTTCACCGATAGCAAACATGGCCGAAACTCAGCAGACTCCTACCTTCAAGCTCGTTCTTGTCGGTGATGGCGGTACCGGAAAG ACCACTTTCGTCAAGCGTCACTTGACTGGTGAGTTCGAGAAGAAGTACATGGCCACTCTTGGTGTCGAAGTCCACCCTCTGGGTTTCAGCACG AACTTTGGTCAGATTCAGTTCGATGTTTGGGATACCGCCGGCCAGGAGAAGTTCGGTGGTCTCCGTGATGGTTACTACATCAACGGCCAGTGCGGTATCATCATGTTCGATGTCACTTCCCGTATCACATACAAGAACGTCCCCAACTGGCACC GCGATCTCGTTCGTGTTTGCGAGAACATCCCCATCGTTCTCTGCGGTAACAAGGTCGACGTGAAGGAGCGCAAGGTCAAGGCCAAGACCATTACCTTCCACCGCAAGAAGAACCTTCAGTACTACGATATCTCTGCCAAGTCCAACTACAACTTCGAGAAGCCTTTCCTCTGGCTTGCACGTAAGCTTGTCGGCAACCCCGCTTTG GAATTCGTTGCTGCACCGGCTCTCGCCCCCCCCACCGCTCAGGTCGACGCCCAGCTCCTCGAGCAGTACCGCAAGGAGATGGACGAGGCCGCCAACATGCCTCTGCCCGGTGAGCTTTCGGACGAAGACTT ACCGGCAATAGCTGGTCACGGTCATTATGGTAGAAGACGGCACGGCCGGTTC CATACTTTGAGTAGTTTGACGCCTTACAAGATGAACACTGAGTCCTTACATTTCCACCAAGGTGTCTCGGGTTCGCTCGTCCTCTTCTCTACTATGC AGAGAAGAAGGACCGCAAAGGCAGGTAGAGAAACGGTCAACAACATAGTCTCGTCAGGACCACATCATGCAACTCAACCACGCTACGTCACATCATGTTCTGA GTTGCGAGTGAGACCGAATGAAGTACCTAAATGGAAAGTCCAGGGCCCAGACCCCAGAATATTGCTTTGCCTTTCGATGAGTGTCG AGGAGCCTGAGCATTTGCACAAATGGGTCTGTATTGTGGCCGCAAGCACTATTTTTGTACCAGATTCCGGTATGTGTTTTCAAGGGTCCGGGGCCGTCTCTGATGGTCACCAACCACCTCTGGATGTACACGATACCGTGTACTCTGTCAAA AAGTGCTGGTGTGTTAAATACTCGGGATCCAGCGACGCGTCTGGTTGTCTGTTTGTCGGGGAG GAGGACATGGATTCTAATGGAGATTCTTTTGCTGAGTGCGGCTTACGTGCCAACTGCCACGCGCGTCACTGGGTCTGCTGTATTTCGAGGTGGGAGGGCAAGGTGGGCGTTAATTGGTATATGACGGAGAACAAAG GCTCCATGGTCCCCGAGCAGACTCGGTCAGATGCGGCAGGGTGGGTACACGGAGGAGGGATGGTCTGGGGTCAAATACCACGCACAAGCGACGACCAGTTGCCCTTCGCGTTCTACCGCTAA
- a CDS encoding CHCH domain-containing protein encodes MPSLLRSYLARPFFTTANAIFLNVAVSHLIMMKVRGVNDAECRDLAKSYLACRMDRNLMAKDEFRNLGFDNGPKPANDPNGLALSQAQAQGSTGKDKDAKPGELRW; translated from the exons ATGCCAAGCCTACTCCGTTCGTACCTGGCCCGGCCCTTCTTCACAACAGCCAATGCGATAT TCCTCAACGTGGCAGTTTCCCACTTGATCATGATG AAAGTACGAGGGGTGAACGACGCTGAATGCCGCGACCTTGCTAAATCCTACCTTGCATGTCGGATGGATCG AAACCTCATGGCCAAGGACGAGTTCAGAAATCTGGGTTTCGACAATGGACCGAAACCAGCAAACGACCCAAACGGTCTGGCTTTAAGCCAAGCTCAAGCCCAGGGAAGTACTGGCAAGGACAAGGACGCAAAGCCCGGCGAATTGCGATGGTAA
- a CDS encoding PWI domain-containing protein, whose translation MATGVDAKLLKSTKFPAEFNQKVDMQKVNLQVMKKHEPRLPLWIASKISDILGSEDDVVIELCFNLIEGPRFPDIKALQIQLTGFLDKDTAPFCRELWKLFLSAQTSPQGVPKELLEAKKLELIQEKPIALQTRHDAAEAISTGVNKMARHREIGIAVNADAAAAAVETCGVVATVTGTTTKEVDTEDGLVATGRAHRLRGTVIRGTEARSVGPLETAMSQGIAVSIAEYLAVVATTRALRLRHPPPHGRAAPIASGILVVARPRPPPDELVENAAYPAPGLREIDRRRREEARGSIANHEGKGDLHEALRRPQHRLINGRLQSAVDTPLHGVVRQVVRDDPAVEARTQHRLEVLDHAAVALRVEPLGDVQVRDLEAVPDIATIVASLALRIPALAEQQPMILTRLIARAGEAKERERVRQKEAGDATHSLAHGDRLMTLRGDFQTLHNFKQADSCVTRR comes from the exons ATGGCGACCGGCGTCGACGCAAAGCTCCTAAAGTCCACCAAATTCCCTGCGGAATTCAATCAAAAGGTTGACATGCAAAAGGTCAACCTTCAGGTGATGAAAAAGCATGAGCCTCGCCTTCCATT GTGGATAGCCAGCAAAATTTCCGACATCCTGGGAAGCGAAGATGACGTTGTTATCGAGCTTTGTTTCAATCTGATCGAAGGGCCCCGATTT CCAGACATTAAAGCTTTACAAATACAACTTACGGGCTTCTTGGACAAGGACACGGCGCCATTCTGCAGGGAACTATGGAAATTGTTCTTGAGTGCCCAAACAAGCCCTCAGGGTGTGCCCAAAGAACTTCTAGAGGCCAAGAAGCTAGAGTTGATACAAGAAAAG CCGATCGCGCTGCAGACGAGGCACGACGCCGCCGAGGCGATATCGACAGGCGTCAACAAGATGGCCCGGCACCGAGAGATAGGGATCGCAGTGAACGCGGACGCggccgcggcggcggtggagaCATGCGGCGTGGTCGCAACAGTGACAGGGACTACGACCAAAGAGGTAGACACGGAGGACGGTTTGGTAGCAACAGGTCGCGCTCACCGGCTGCGAGGAACCGTGATCAGAGGGACAGAGGCTCGTTCCGTGGGTCCACTAGAGACAGCTATGTCCCAAGGAATCGCGGTCTCGATAGCCGAGTATCTGGCCGTCGTCGCAACGACACGCGCTCTCCGTCTCCGGCATCCGCCACCTCACGGTCGCGCAGCCCCGATCGCAAGCGGGATTTTAGTCGTGGCTCGCCCCCGGCCCCCGCCCGACGAACTCGTCGAGAACGCAGCGTATCCAGCCCCAGGGCTACGAGAAATCGATCGGCGTCGCCGAGAAGAAGCCAGGGGAAGTATCGCGAATCACGAAGGAAAAGGAGATCTTCACGAAGCCCTTCGACGCCCTCAACATCGCCTGATAAACGGGCGGCTGCAAAGCGCCGTAGATACTCCTCTTCACGGAGTCGTTCGCCAGGTCGTGAGAGACGATCCCGCAGTAGAAGCTCGAACTCAGCATCGTCTCGAAGTTCTAGATCACGCAGCCGTAGCTCTACGCGTCGAACCTCTCGGGGACGTGCAAGTCCGAGATCTCGAAGCAGTCCCCGACATCGCCACGATAGTAGCGTCTCTCGCTCTCCGGATCCCAGCGCTCGCAGAGCAACAGCCGATGATATTAACGAGACTGATCGCGAGAGCAGGAGAGGCCAAGGAGAGGGAGAGGGTGAGGCAAAAGGAAGCCGGAGACGCAACTCATAGCCTCGCTCATGGAGATCGGCTGATGACTCTAAGAGGTGACTTCCAAACTTTGCACAACTTTAAACAGGCCGATTCCTGCGTCACAAGACGATAG